The following DNA comes from Limnobacter sp. SAORIC-580.
ATGATTGCTGAACTCTTTCCAATGACTTCCGAGCAGGCTGGTCATGCGGATTTTGAAGTGCAGGGTGGTACTGCGCGAATTGCCTGGAAAGAAATGCCAGACCGCGTGATTGCTTTGGTGCGTTTAAAACGCATGGAAGTGACGCTGGCGTTTTCTGATGGTGTGCCTGCTGATGCGAGGGCGCATTTCTCGAAGCAGTTTCAGATGCACACCTTGAGGGGTGGGGGCTGAGGCTGGCGGTTGGTGATTGATGATTGGTATTGGCGAGGCTTGTGTGTGGCAACGGTTGGCCTAAGCAATGCTTCTGATTCCGGCTTGATGCTTCTGGCTTGGGGCATGCGAAACGCTTAAGCGCCTTCGCATCGGTTCCTTTCGGAACCGCCCCGCGCTGCGAAGCCGCCGGGAAGCCTTGCAAAGCCGGCCAACCGTTGCTACACACAAGCCTCACCTGCCCACACCGCACACTAAACAATCGGCTATCTGCTCGCTTGGATGGTAAACAACTCAACGCCCCGATCTTCGAACTTCGCAAAATCAATGCACTTGCTTGTTTCGCGAGTCACCGAATCCAGCGCGCAAAGCATCCAGTTGTCGGGCGTCAATTCTGAATTGGCCAGTGAGATGGCAGGTACAGTCAACGGCGATTCAGGTGCCCAGCGATACCAGCCGTTCTCAAGCACTGCATTGGGTGCCGGGTCGATTCCTGCACCACTGCCTTTGACAAATGTTTCTTTCAATACCAGTTGTTCATCTTTCAGCTGCCAGTGTTCAACCCACTCGGTTTTTTCCACCGAGTGAGTCCAGCTCAGGGAAAACAGCAAACCTGCAAGGCAGGCCGCTGATTTCCCGGCGATGAA
Coding sequences within:
- a CDS encoding DUF1850 domain-containing protein, producing MSLCVFIAGKSAACLAGLLFSLSWTHSVEKTEWVEHWQLKDEQLVLKETFVKGSGAGIDPAPNAVLENGWYRWAPESPLTVPAISLANSELTPDNWMLCALDSVTRETSKCIDFAKFEDRGVELFTIQASR